Proteins found in one Crassostrea angulata isolate pt1a10 chromosome 3, ASM2561291v2, whole genome shotgun sequence genomic segment:
- the LOC128175917 gene encoding adenylosuccinate synthetase-like: MATSLNGIAPHKKPRTDPTHPVTVVLGSQWGDEGKGKIVDMIAANADICCRCQGGNNAGHTVVIGENAYDFHLLPSGIVNKKCTAVIGNGVVVHLPNLFEEIEKNAAKGLEGWQDRLLISNRAHLVFDVHQMVDGLQESGRGKNVIGTTKKGIGPAYSSKATRNGLRVGDLVGDFSLFTEKFKKLIEYYQSHHDDLEVDVNKELERYKVLRNKVKPFVKDTIPYLAKAIKDGKIILVEGAQSNVLDIDFGLYPYVTSSNCSIGGVCTGLGIPPHCLGDIVGVVKAYLTRVGSGGFPTELHNEIGEKLVNVGHEYGVTTGRKRRVGWLDIVMLRYSSMINGFSHLALTKLDVLDDFDEVKIGIAYEMDGKKNYDSFPALDEDLCRLEVEYLTLPGWKSDTSGARNFSELPQNAQNYVRKIEELVGVPVKWIGVGQARDSVIEVC, translated from the exons atggcaacGTCATTAAATGGCATTGCTCCCCATAAAAAACCTAGAACAGATCCCACACACCCCGTAACTGTTGTCCTTGGATCACAATGGGGAGATGAGGGGAAAGGAAAAATAGTTGACATGATCGCTGCCAATGCCGACATTTGCTGTCGCTGTCAG ggaggCAACAATGCAGGCCACACTGTTGTTATCGGTGAAAATGCTTATGATTTTCATCTTCTGCCCAGTGGAATAGTCAACAAAAAGTGCACAGCTGTTATAG GAAATGGGGTTGTGGTACATCTGCCAAACTTGTTTGAAGAAATAGAAAAGAATGCTGCAAAGGGTTTGGAAGGTTGGCAAGACAGACTGTTGATATCAAACCGAGCCCACCTAG TGTTTGATGTTCATCAGATGGTGGACGGTCTCCAGGAGTCTGGGCGTGGCAAAAATGT AATCGGAACAACAAAGAAAGGCATTGGTCCGGCCTATTCATCTAAG GCAACTCGTAATGGTCTGCGTGTGGGTGATCTCGTTGGGGATTTCTCTCTATTTACAGAAAA ATTTAAGAAGTTGATTGAATACTACCAGAGTCACCACGATGATCTTGAAGTGGATGTGAACAAAGAGCTGGAAAGATACAAG GTATTAAGAAACAAGGTGAAGCCGTTTGTGAAGGATACAATTCCATACCTGGCCAAGGCCATCAAAGATGGGAAGATTATTCTGGTTGAAGGAGCCCAATCTAATGTTCTAGACATTGACTTTG GATTGTACCCGTATGTGACATCCTCCAACTGCAGTATAGGAGGAGTTTGCACTGGACTGGGAATCCCTCCTCACTGTTTGGGGGACATTGTGGGAGTGGTCAAAGCTTACCTCACCAGGGTGGGCAGTGGGGGATTTCCCACTGAACTCCACAAT GAAATTGGTGAAAAACTTGTGAATGTCGGACATGAGTACGGAGTGACGACGGGAAGGAAGCGACGCGTGGGTTGGCTGGATATCGTCATGTTACGTTACTCCTCCATGATCAACGGATTCTCACA TCTTGCCCTAACCAAGCTAGATGTTTtggatgattttgatgaagtaAAGATAGGAATAGCATATGAGATGGATGGAAAGAAAAACTATGACAGTTTTCCAG CTCTTGATGAAGATCTCTGCCGATTAGAGGTGGAATATTTGACACTGCCAGGATGGAAAAGTGATACCTCCGGAGCTCGGAACTTCTCAGAACTACCTCAGAATGCCCAGAACTACGTTCGTAAGATAGAAGAACTTGTTGGAGTACCAG tCAAATGGATTGGAGTGGGACAAGCCAGAGACTCTGTGATTGAAGTCTGTTAA